CTCTCCACCGCACGGTTCCCTGGGAGGCTGCTTTGTGTCTGGGGGAAATCTCTGGCACAAGGACAACGTCCCCGCTCCCCAGAGCTGGCTGGAGCCTACACTCACCAATTACAGAATTGCTAAGCTTGGCCTTTCCCCACCACTGAGGAGCACCACCTCTTACGTAGAGCAAATGCCACAGGGGCTCAGCTACAGCAATCCTCTGGACTTTGCTCCCTGCTGCAAGCGCggcctcctcctgcagccagcaaagGAGAGCAATGCCAGGTGAACATTCAAGCCGCGAGCGCAGCTTTCCCAGAAGGACAAAAAGCCACGTGACAGCCTTGAGCTCGGAacaaacttttttaaaatttattttatagatCACACCAGCCCGAGTGATCTTTGAATGCTGGTCACAAAAGAGATGGCACCGCCTCCTTCACCCGAACTGAAGTAAACCCTCTTCCAGTCTCAGCAGTCTCCTTCATTTGGAGCACAAGGAATGGAGAAAGAGAACACCGCCGGGGCCCCCCGCCCCCCTCGGAAGCGGAGGGCAGTGAAATCTGATGCACTCGATGCTGCGACAGGGCCAGGACGAACGCAGCAGGCCCTCGTGCCCTGCTTAGCCACACTTCACACCCTCACAATGCGGGTGCTATTAGTGTTGTAGCCGCCTATGGTTCCCCCCTCTCCAGGAGAGCGCTGGTGTTTAGGCACATAGCTGGGAAAGGACCGGCTGACCTCCCCGTGCTCAGGCCGCTACAGTCTCTAAGGCAAAGTACCTCCCCTCCGTGGTGTTCCTCACCTCACCACGCTGCTTAATGCTCTTGGAGCGCCGACATCCGCAGCAGGAGATGAGCTCTTCCCTCTCAAGCCCTACTGCCTGCTCTCGCTTGGTTGGCATTTGAGCCTAGCTCCAACCTTGGCTTTCCAGCCCACCTGAAACCACGCGGCGAATGGAATGAGCTCTACGCTTCTAGCAAGGAACAGGAAGGGCCCTCTGGAGACAGACTACAACTTTAAAGCCTCCCTCCATTAGGAGTCTTCCGCTGGGGAACAAGGCCCTCAAAGAAACTGAAGGTGACCACGCCAGGTCAGCCCGGGGAGAGCAGCCATCTGCTGGTATCCATCTCCCTCCAGATGGCCCTGCACTCCCACCCACAGGGGGTAACTCctgtcctgcaggcagccacCGAGAGGCTGAGTGAGGAGAGAGATGAGAACAAACGGGGAACTGATGGCTCGCACGGCCTGGGGTTAGAAGACATGATGCTGGTAACTCACAGAGCATGCTTGCAGGGCCTTCCCGGAACTAGAATTTGCCATTTACAATCGAATCCATTcaattaaagacagaaaaatgactgCGTACTTCCAAACCTGAAAGCACTTCTCTAAGTTTGGTCCCTCTTTGGCCAAGAGGGAAGAAGACAAATCGTATCATTTCTACCACCGCAAAGTTGGGCCAGGGAGTTCTAGAAAACACTGAGGAAATCCTGGAGCAAACAAAATCAAGGCGAGGTCGTCTTTACCTGGTGTCTGTTCCAAACGTGTGCTTCCACCCGTGGGGTCTCTGTCCGTCGAGGTGAGAAGGCTCTTTCTCTGGCTCAAGGGACGGACCGAGTGCTCCTGCACAATATTGTTAATACTGTTCACTGAGCTGCCACAGCCAAGAGAGGCAGGTAGGATTTGCTCCAAAAAGCACCCAACAGACAATAGGAAAAGCAGGATGGGAAGGGGATCAGGATGGGCAAACCACTGCCCATTTAACTCCgcctctaaaaaaaaatcttaactgCTACTAATGCATTTGAGAATGATATTTAGTATGGGATTCCTCAACTTAAGATCGAGAActgcttttcaatttctttccctcttaGACCTCCAGCTAATGAATCTTTTCTTGCCATCATCTCCTTCAAATCTCTGTCACTACAACCTGAAATTAAAACCACTTATAAATCGGTTAAGACGGGGGAGAACTCAGAAACATATTTGGCATGTGGCCACAGCAGTGAGGAAACAATGCCATAGAGAGTCATCCTAAACAAGGAGTTTCAACCACTGCAAGTCTGCAATTTCAGGTGTTTGACAGCCTCAGGATCTGAGATAGATAGCATGTGGGAGAGAGCAGCAAGTCCTGCAGACAGAACGGGggtgagggaggagggaggcagctAACTGGCTCTTCTTGGCTCTATCCAGTCTCTCCTCTCATCTTCATGCAcacaaaatataataaaaactaataagaataaaaactaAGCCCATGATGTACAAAAATGTGTCGacagggggaggaggaaggtgtCAGTTACTCAGTTCTGTGTCTTATCACCTTCATTAGCTTATAAGTTAATGTTCCTCTCCGTCTTCTCCTttgaggagaaaggaagattcTTCTGCAGCCAGTCAGCTGGGATGGGTTTTGGTTTGAGCTGCTCTGGATCTTTTGGATAAGAAatgaagggaaggggaggaattCCTCCTCCGGAGGAGGAGTAAGAAATTTAGCAGCCGCTGGCAGGAGTCACACAGGCTCCCTGAGACTTCACTTTATGGCGCTGACCTCCTCGTCGCCGGCCTCCTCCTCCAACTTTTGACTGAAAAAGAAGGAGAGACATCTTAGTGCGCAGTGACCTCTACATCAGGACATCAACATAGCAGGAGTCCAACGCACACATCCAGATACCGGGATGGTGGCTGTGACTGATGGGCTGCTTACcgctgcaggaaggaaaaaacgCAGACGCACCGTGACGGAAGGAGggaagagacagacagacacactaCGAAGCGTGGGCCTTTGAGCTGGGGAGGACCTGATTTCCCAATATTCTGGATGCTTAACTCCTCTAGGAGTCAGCAGGAGCCACAGAGCTCAGCATTTGGGCAACTGAGATCTCAGATTCCCTTGGCTTTGTGGGGAATGGAAGGAGGGCCCCCCTCCCAGCACTCTCTTGCTAGCACGACTCTGTCCCCAGACTCCAGCCAGCAAACCCACCACTCTCATTCAAAGTAGCCAAATACCTTGTTGCCCTCACGGACGTGGGGCTCTTCATCCAGTGCAGGCTGATGGGAAGCATCgaggagagagagacagagatcAGCAAGAGCAAAAGCAACACAGACTCTCAGGGGCAGGGACCAAACAAGCTGGAAGCTTTTCCTATAACCACAGTGATTCCACAACAAGGTGACGAGCAATCAATGAGAAGCCACAAGCATAGACACAGGAAAGAACCTCTACCAGAGGGCTCCCTTTCAGAAGCCAGCCTGGCTCAGAAGGCTGACACTTGACCAATGGCAACTTCTACAGTTAAAATTAAAAGGGAGAATGCTGACCAAGACTCCCGACAGTCAGTTTCTGAACCTTTTGCTGCTTACCAGGTAAGCACAGTGAAAGGGGATAATCTGTGTAATAAAGCTGACAAATAACTCCTAAAGCTTGCAGTTACAATGGAGTTTCTGTTCCTTTGACAGCTGGGTATCCTTCTTggaaaaaacaagctgaaaagtCCTAACCAACAGGGCAACTTGGACAAATCTGTCTAGAAAGTGAAAGGCTTTTCCTCAGGATCATAATATATCCCAAGCTGGAATCCAACTCCTGctggagtccaactcctggctccagaAAGGAGCACCAAAAAACCAGACTGTATCCTTCTCCTTGGAtatcttcatcttctttccttGAGCTGTGCCTGATACCACCACCTGTGTTGTAGTTTCTCTAGTGTGGGGGTGCTCCATCTCTCATTCAGACAGCACAGATCCATTCTGTGAGTGCTTTTTAGATGCTTTGCTACTTCAGCTACTGGGCGTATGGAGGAACTGTTCCACCAcgagcacagtgaagcagtgagACATGCTGCAAAGTGGGGTTACACAGCCTTACCCCTGAGGACCAATTTTAAGTGTCCCAGGTCCCTACACTGCTTGCTGCTGAAAGGTCAGCCGTGAAGAGTCATCCAGTCATCAGATAATTCTGATTTTTGCCGTGAGACTATTTATATTCCCACTTGCTTCAGCCACACATTGAGTCCCAAGGTGAGTGCGATGAGAGAATAACAGTTGTGCTTTAGAGCACCTTTCCTccaacagctggaaaacaggagGCAAAGAGCTAGAAAAGACAAGCTGCTTCCCTCACTTACCGATGGCTGCAGGGCAGTAGGTGTTGGTGGTGCTGCGGCTGTTGAGGGGGGCTCATCCCCCACCATTGGGCCCCCAGTTGCCATCCCAACTGGAGGAACACCATCCTCTCGTTTTGTAAGAGCTCCCTTCTTTGTTGACTGCATCTTGATCTGCTGTGGCTTGGAGTTCATCGGGGAGTTATTGGTGGTCTGGAGTAACTGCGTATCGCAAAGGGAGACGACACAAGCGACATTAAAATTGCTAGGCCAATCTGTTAAGGTTCAGTgtcattttttaacaaaaaaccCCGGGAGAATTAATAGCAACATATATTGGGAGAAGaatgcagacagcagctgtTCAAAGAAATCCTGATCTGCCCTTCAGAATCCCTATGGGGCTGGAAGTGCCACTCAGATGACATGCCACACAGACCTCCACCATGTGAATCAAAGGGACCAGCTGGAAGCTCTCAGAAAGAGACCGAGCCTTAAGAACCAGAGGCATCTGGCTCACCCCCTATCTTCTCATCCCCTCCTTCGTACCAGCCAAGACCCACCACACAGCAAAGCATATTGGTCATCTGCAACCCACGTCAGGACTGATTTCTGTGATGGAAGGACAGCCTCCTCCCTCAATTCTCCAGAGCTATTGGGATTCTCCTGCTGGCTTTTCAGCGACAAAAGCAGCGAATGGGCAAAAAAACCTCAGACTCTTTGGCCTTTACCTTAGTGATGGTACCCACAGCTTTGGTGCGGCCTTCACGGAAGACCAGGCGCTGGTCTATATGCAAATACTCTGGGGTTTTGATGAAGCGAAAGTGCACTGTGGCTTTGTCCCCTGTCCGCAGGCAGTCCTTGTCCATGCTGAGAATTGTGGCTGTCTGACGGATGCTGCCACAATGCACTGCGAATGTAATGCACAAAGGCTTTCAACAACCGGTGCCATTAGTGGAATGTGCTTCAGAAAGACATCTAAGGCAGCTCTTGCTACTTTACAACTAACAGTGCTGAGTTTGACGTGTGAAAATTGACTCTATACCATAGCCTATATGCGTCACACGTCTGCCTTTGTTCAGttctcaaagagaaaacacatgTGAGATAAAACAGTTGCCTTCAGATGGAGACTTTATGAAGCACCTTTAACAGAATCCTACGTGCCAAGCAGCTGGGCTAGAGGGCCAGACCCAAAATGAGTCTATCTGCACTGGAAGATTAAGAATCTTTGCACCACAGAGATATAGCTCAGGCAGGCTACAAAAACCCTTGGAGTCACAGATCTCCTTTTTACATATTTCTCCCCATTACTCTTCTCAGTCTCTTCCCTCCTGTCTCTCTAACGGATTGCTGGGGCAGCTAAAGGAAAAACTCAGACTTCTGTTCAGGTTGACGGAGCCATCAGGACTGAAAAGGCTAAAGCTGATGTAAACTACCACTGGGAAACACAGCTGAGCCTGCACTCTGACACATACCCATGGCCTGATACCGTGGGCTGATGGTGGTGGGGTGATGGAGCACCAGAATCTCTGCTTCAAACTCCCATGACGCTTGTGGATTCAGGCGAGGTGACACCATTACCATGCCTTTCCGGATGGAAGAACGCTTGATCTGAAAAGCAGAGACCCAAAAAAAGCTCAGCATGAttctctggagaagaaatttgcTTCTCTGGATGACTGCATCCAGAAGGATCCGGAGGGATTTCACAGATATTAACTCATGCACAAAAAAAGGCCAAGCAAGTGCAATTTAGCAGTAGGCAACGGCGTTATGCAAAGGTTGCAAAAATCAAGTTCAGCTGAAATTTCTGAGGACATCTTACTCATACAACTTATGCAGTTGCAGCACAGAgacttttcttgctttgttacACATCTCCAACGCTATTCCTCATTGCCTTGGGTCCCGCTGCTCTAAGCTGGCACCTGTCAGGTGGAACATGGGACCTACCGGGTTTCTATGGGGTTTTACTGTGCCACAAAATGAGGCAGCTGAGGTTTGCAGAAGCAGCCCAGTAGCAGCTGATCCTCAAGAGCACTCTGAAGTTACGGGGGTAGCTCCTATTCTGGGGGTCTTGAGCAGATCATCTCacctttttcaaagcaaaggagGCAGTCTGGCCTCCCCGCACTTCTTTGACAGGCATTCTCTTGCGGTGGATGGATTTGACAGCAATAGGCAGGAAGTTGCCAAGTGGATCTGGCCCCAGCAGCAAGGTGTCATTCAGCTTGATTAGGCCTCTCAGTGTCGTCCCAGACACAACCGTTCCTACCCCCTGtgccagaaaacaaacaccagtAATGAAGGTTACTCAACCACACTCATGGACGAGCTCTAGAACATCCCTCCTTAGATATGATACCCGCTTCAACCTAAAACACACAGTGGAAAATTCCTCCAAATGCCAAGTCCCTTACCGGGACAGAGTAAGTATCATCTATCTGGAATTCTGCTGGTTCTTCTTCCCTGTAACTGGTCCGTGGAGACAAGAGATTAAGAAACATCTTCAGCAAATCTAGGTTCTCCCCGGTGACATTTGAAATCTGGAAAATTGGACACATCCTGTAAAGGGAAATTGATGAAAATTGAGTTAGTTTGCCTCCCTGCCTGGGATTCCACATGGAGGGAGACATCCAAAATCTTGGACTGTATTCAACACACAGTGCTAGGAAGGGAGAGCCTGGCAAGCAGTCAGATGTACAACACCCCATCTTTGAAACCCTACGACACCGCCTCTGTCTTCTAATGACATTCAGGAAAAGGTGTAAGGTTCCAGGACTGAAGGAAGCTGAGTACCCTGCAGACTGCCCAGAAGCAGCCTCTCATTTCTGCCTCAGAGGGGTGCGCAAGCAGGTCAGGTCGATCTCAGAACACATTCTTGGGGAATCAACACACCACATGGCAAACACAACCTGAACACATCTAGACAATGGGACTCTCTCTGAATCTTCTCACCCAGTCTCCAGATAGGATTGAAAGAGAAACAACTCTCTTCTACTCCCATTACCTCTCTGAGCTGAAGTTGGAGGCTGTTACAATGACATCATCCTTGCTCTGAACCAGCACGGGAATCTTCCTGCACCCTGGGGACTTCAGCAGTCGCTGTAACAGCTTCAGGGTTTCTTAAAGGGTGAAACGAATATTGTTAGGGCAGCATCTCCCGCCTTTACAAATCACTTTTGCTGGCTTTCCCGAAGGGAGGCTGGCACTCTTGCCACTAATAGACAGGAGAAGGTGGCCAAAGGTGTGCGAGTGCTACTGTGAGTTTGCTACAGCCAAGGTGGGATTTAGGAGCCATTCCATCTTCTATTTCATGCCTGCTGCCAAGCGACAGACACAGATATTTGCAGCTACAAGTGCAATGCGGTGAAGTTTTATAGCTGTCTATTAAGGAGCTTTAAGTAGTTATAAAATACTTCCTCTTCCTAGAAAGGCTTCCTCATACCGGAGAATATGTgtattaaaaatcaattttgacCAAACAAACCTCAAAAGACTTTGGCTGGCAACCAACCTACCACAGAAGATCAGAGAAGCATGAGAAGGGTAAAGATCATCATTAAAGACTATGACAACGTAGATCCAGATCCAGAAGTAACTATTCTGAGACAAatctcccagctcccagctttGAATTCCCcctttttaatttatgttcTAAGCCTCCTATCTGTCATCCAGCAGGGGCAATACCTGACACACTAGCACCAGTCTCC
The Numida meleagris isolate 19003 breed g44 Domestic line chromosome 1, NumMel1.0, whole genome shotgun sequence genome window above contains:
- the GTPBP1 gene encoding GTP-binding protein 1 isoform X2; protein product: MAAERSRSPVGGSPVPACMFAPEPGSPGGRPRMAAAACSLRSSFEAEDGEALNGEPEIDLTSKLVMVSPTSEQYDSLLRQMSERIDEGCGETIYVIGQGSDGTEYGLSEADMEASYATLKSMAEQIEADVILLREHQEAGGKVRDYLVRKRVGDNDFLEVRVAVVGNVDAGKSTLLGVLTHGELDNGRGFARQKLFRHKHEIESGRTSSVGNDILGFDSEGNVVNKPDSHGGSLEWTKICEKSTKVITFIDLAGHEKYLKTTVFGMTGHLPDFCMLMVGSNAGIVGMTKEHLGLALALNVPVFVVVTKIDMCPANILQETLKLLQRLLKSPGCRKIPVLVQSKDDVIVTASNFSSERMCPIFQISNVTGENLDLLKMFLNLLSPRTSYREEEPAEFQIDDTYSVPGVGTVVSGTTLRGLIKLNDTLLLGPDPLGNFLPIAVKSIHRKRMPVKEVRGGQTASFALKKIKRSSIRKGMVMVSPRLNPQASWEFEAEILVLHHPTTISPRYQAMVHCGSIRQTATILSMDKDCLRTGDKATVHFRFIKTPEYLHIDQRLVFREGRTKAVGTITKLLQTTNNSPMNSKPQQIKMQSTKKGALTKREDGVPPVGMATGGPMVGDEPPSTAAAPPTPTALQPSPALDEEPHVREGNKSKVGGGGRRRGGQRHKVKSQGACVTPASGC
- the GTPBP1 gene encoding GTP-binding protein 1 isoform X3 — its product is MAAERSRSPVGGSPVPACMFAPEPGSPGGRPRMAAAACSLRSSFEAEDGEALNGEPEIDLTSKLVMVSPTSEQYDSLLRQMSERIDEGCGETIYVIGQGSDGTEYGLSEADMEASYATLKSMAEQIEADVILLREHQEAGGKVRDYLVRKRVGDNDFLEVRVAVVGNVDAGKSTLLGVLTHGELDNGRGFARQKLFRHKHEIESGRTSSVGNDILGFDSEGNVVNKPDSHGGSLEWTKICEKSTKVITFIDLAGHEKYLKTTVFGMTGHLPDFCMLMVGSNAGIVGMTKEHLGLALALNVPVFVVVTKIDMCPANILQETLKLLQRLLKSPGCRKIPVLVQSKDDVIVTASNFSSERMCPIFQISNVTGENLDLLKMFLNLLSPRTSYREEEPAEFQIDDTYSVPGVGTVVSGTTLRGLIKLNDTLLLGPDPLGNFLPIAVKSIHRKRMPVKEVRGGQTASFALKKIKRSSIRKGMVMVSPRLNPQASWEFEAEILVLHHPTTISPRYQAMVHCGSIRQTATILSMDKDCLRTGDKATVHFRFIKTPEYLHIDQRLVFREGRTKAVGTITKLLQTTNNSPMNSKPQQIKMQSTKKGALTKREDGVPPVGMATGGPMVGDEPPSTAAAPPTPTALQPSSKVGGGGRRRGGQRHKVKSQGACVTPASGC
- the GTPBP1 gene encoding GTP-binding protein 1 isoform X1; this encodes MAAERSRSPVGGSPVPACMFAPEPGSPGGRPRMAAAACSLRSSFEAEDGEALNGEPEIDLTSKLVMVSPTSEQYDSLLRQMSERIDEGCGETIYVIGQGSDGTEYGLSEADMEASYATLKSMAEQIEADVILLREHQEAGGKVRDYLVRKRVGDNDFLEVRVAVVGNVDAGKSTLLGVLTHGELDNGRGFARQKLFRHKHEIESGRTSSVGNDILGFDSEGNVVNKPDSHGGSLEWTKICEKSTKVITFIDLAGHEKYLKTTVFGMTGHLPDFCMLMVGSNAGIVGMTKEHLGLALALNVPVFVVVTKIDMCPANILQETLKLLQRLLKSPGCRKIPVLVQSKDDVIVTASNFSSERMCPIFQISNVTGENLDLLKMFLNLLSPRTSYREEEPAEFQIDDTYSVPGVGTVVSGTTLRGLIKLNDTLLLGPDPLGNFLPIAVKSIHRKRMPVKEVRGGQTASFALKKIKRSSIRKGMVMVSPRLNPQASWEFEAEILVLHHPTTISPRYQAMVHCGSIRQTATILSMDKDCLRTGDKATVHFRFIKTPEYLHIDQRLVFREGRTKAVGTITKLLQTTNNSPMNSKPQQIKMQSTKKGALTKREDGVPPVGMATGGPMVGDEPPSTAAAPPTPTALQPSVSEGSSLSFLALCLLFSSCWRKGALKHNCYSLIALTLGLNVWLKQVGI
- the GTPBP1 gene encoding GTP-binding protein 1 isoform X4, which translates into the protein MKAATCSILPSLDIPLNHISCKLRRPQLVMVSPTSEQYDSLLRQMSERIDEGCGETIYVIGQGSDGTEYGLSEADMEASYATLKSMAEQIEADVILLREHQEAGGKVRDYLVRKRVGDNDFLEVRVAVVGNVDAGKSTLLGVLTHGELDNGRGFARQKLFRHKHEIESGRTSSVGNDILGFDSEGNVVNKPDSHGGSLEWTKICEKSTKVITFIDLAGHEKYLKTTVFGMTGHLPDFCMLMVGSNAGIVGMTKEHLGLALALNVPVFVVVTKIDMCPANILQETLKLLQRLLKSPGCRKIPVLVQSKDDVIVTASNFSSERMCPIFQISNVTGENLDLLKMFLNLLSPRTSYREEEPAEFQIDDTYSVPGVGTVVSGTTLRGLIKLNDTLLLGPDPLGNFLPIAVKSIHRKRMPVKEVRGGQTASFALKKIKRSSIRKGMVMVSPRLNPQASWEFEAEILVLHHPTTISPRYQAMVHCGSIRQTATILSMDKDCLRTGDKATVHFRFIKTPEYLHIDQRLVFREGRTKAVGTITKLLQTTNNSPMNSKPQQIKMQSTKKGALTKREDGVPPVGMATGGPMVGDEPPSTAAAPPTPTALQPSVSEGSSLSFLALCLLFSSCWRKGALKHNCYSLIALTLGLNVWLKQVGI